From Streptomyces fungicidicus, one genomic window encodes:
- a CDS encoding 3-hydroxyacyl-ACP dehydratase FabZ family protein, whose protein sequence is MTSPVLAVPRPVRELAHDEGSGAWTAGFTVEITADEPVFAGHYPDFPIFPGVCVMECVRRAAESARPPLTEGLRLAAVESTRFTAAVHPGDELTVEVTWSPRGEGWRCAAKVATAHGRTASVRLRYAPEATAC, encoded by the coding sequence GTGACCAGTCCCGTCCTGGCCGTCCCGCGGCCGGTGCGCGAGCTCGCCCACGACGAGGGGTCCGGGGCCTGGACGGCCGGCTTCACGGTGGAGATCACCGCGGACGAGCCGGTCTTCGCCGGACACTACCCGGACTTCCCGATCTTCCCCGGCGTCTGCGTCATGGAGTGCGTGCGCCGCGCCGCCGAGTCGGCGCGGCCGCCCCTGACCGAGGGGCTGCGGCTGGCCGCCGTGGAGTCCACCCGCTTCACCGCCGCCGTCCACCCCGGCGACGAACTGACCGTCGAGGTCACCTGGTCCCCGCGCGGGGAGGGCTGGCGCTGCGCCGCCAAGGTCGCCACCGCGCACGGCAGGACGGCCTCCGTCCGCCTGCGCTACGCCCCGGAGGCGACGGCATGCTGA
- a CDS encoding thioesterase family protein yields MATLTDVEIKKLLTEPSSVTMRPSYEGGNINTAIGFKCDNYLLEAAVLDHFRAVGLGATELYLVHGVNFDVVGVDTRLHTVLTLDDDVTVEVTPKTKDTDREMVFAVAAIVERDGAPKKAVTSRFRVLLRRDPAIPDAAPLPAELERFVVDRLATAELSELASTPVDDLHGAFHRGEDATSDPVLSEIIGDDNAIGWKWRIPYYYCHFTERMQMSGYLRQMEEAKHLFVASRGISIKRLLDERGWIPVVTQNKLRFTDEAVMEEDLYSVYTVESVFKDMLYTSRMDFYVVRDGNLVKTATGEITHGYCHKETPDSEWQMAVFDDEVLRALRGE; encoded by the coding sequence ATGGCCACCCTGACCGATGTCGAGATCAAGAAGCTGCTGACCGAGCCGAGTTCGGTGACCATGCGCCCCTCCTACGAGGGCGGCAACATCAACACCGCGATCGGTTTCAAGTGTGACAACTACCTGCTCGAAGCGGCGGTGCTCGACCACTTCCGGGCCGTCGGCCTCGGCGCCACCGAGCTGTACCTGGTGCACGGCGTCAACTTCGACGTGGTCGGCGTCGACACCCGCCTGCACACCGTCCTCACGCTCGACGACGACGTGACCGTCGAGGTCACCCCCAAGACCAAGGACACCGACCGCGAGATGGTGTTCGCGGTGGCGGCGATCGTGGAGCGCGACGGCGCCCCCAAGAAGGCCGTCACCTCCAGGTTCCGCGTGCTGCTGCGCCGCGACCCCGCCATCCCCGACGCCGCCCCGCTCCCCGCGGAGCTCGAGCGCTTCGTGGTCGACCGGCTCGCCACCGCCGAGCTCAGCGAGCTGGCCTCCACCCCGGTCGACGACCTGCACGGCGCGTTCCACCGCGGCGAGGACGCCACCAGCGACCCGGTGCTCTCCGAGATCATCGGCGACGACAACGCCATCGGCTGGAAGTGGCGCATCCCGTACTACTACTGCCACTTCACCGAGCGCATGCAGATGTCCGGCTACCTCCGCCAGATGGAGGAGGCCAAGCACCTCTTCGTCGCCTCCCGCGGCATCAGCATCAAGCGGCTGCTCGACGAGCGCGGCTGGATCCCCGTGGTGACGCAGAACAAGCTGCGCTTCACCGACGAGGCGGTCATGGAGGAGGACCTGTACTCCGTCTACACGGTGGAGTCCGTCTTCAAGGACATGCTCTACACCTCCCGCATGGACTTCTACGTCGTGCGCGACGGCAACCTCGTCAAGACCGCCACCGGCGAGATCACCCACGGGTACTGCCACAAGGAGACCCCGGACTCCGAGTGGCAGATGGCCGTCTTCGACGACGAGGTCCTGCGCGCGCTGCGCGGCGAGTGA
- a CDS encoding beta-ketoacyl synthase N-terminal-like domain-containing protein encodes MRMAVTGVGVALPGADSATALAAALATGRHPGGAVEPAAVLGKKGLRYKDRATQLGLCAAQRVLTDSGLLADGALTVDGTRTAVLVSSNLGNVDTVCRVVRTIADEGTYGVSPMDTPNASSNIIASEIAIRWGLKGPNLMLCNGPASGLDAIRWGAALLRSGRADHVVVVGVEPDNEIARGLVGGPLVDGAAAVVLEHTEAAEARGATVRALIGAHTRGLDVAGTIGELAEVESEPAAWYAPAAATPSLAAGLPVHDLAAVWGELSGALGVVQCAAAVGALDEGADGPMWLVAGTDSDDGVATLVLRPPVPAGVQPAAV; translated from the coding sequence ATGAGGATGGCCGTCACCGGAGTCGGCGTCGCCCTGCCGGGCGCCGACTCCGCCACCGCCCTGGCCGCCGCCCTGGCCACCGGGCGGCACCCCGGGGGCGCCGTCGAACCGGCGGCCGTCCTGGGCAAGAAGGGGCTGCGCTACAAGGACCGCGCGACCCAGCTCGGGCTGTGCGCCGCGCAGCGGGTGCTCACCGACTCCGGTCTGCTGGCCGACGGCGCCCTGACCGTCGACGGCACCCGCACCGCGGTCCTGGTCAGCTCCAACCTGGGCAACGTCGACACCGTCTGCCGCGTGGTGCGCACCATCGCCGACGAGGGCACCTACGGCGTCAGCCCGATGGACACCCCGAACGCCTCCAGCAACATCATCGCCTCCGAGATCGCCATCCGGTGGGGCCTCAAGGGCCCCAACCTGATGCTGTGCAACGGGCCCGCCTCCGGGCTCGACGCGATCCGCTGGGGCGCCGCCCTGCTGCGCTCCGGCCGTGCCGACCACGTCGTCGTGGTGGGCGTCGAACCGGACAACGAGATCGCCCGCGGCCTGGTCGGCGGTCCGCTGGTGGACGGCGCCGCGGCCGTCGTCCTGGAGCACACCGAGGCCGCCGAGGCCCGCGGCGCCACCGTGCGGGCCCTGATCGGCGCGCACACCAGGGGACTGGACGTGGCGGGCACCATCGGCGAGCTCGCCGAGGTCGAGTCCGAGCCGGCCGCCTGGTACGCGCCCGCCGCCGCCACCCCGTCGCTCGCCGCGGGACTGCCCGTGCACGACCTCGCCGCGGTGTGGGGCGAGCTGTCGGGAGCGCTCGGCGTCGTGCAGTGCGCGGCCGCGGTCGGCGCCCTCGACGAGGGCGCCGACGGCCCGATGTGGCTGGTGGCGGGCACCGACTCCGACGACGGCGTCGCCACGCTCGTGCTGCGCCCGCCGGTGCCGGCCGGCGTCCAGCCGGCCGCCGTCTGA
- a CDS encoding beta-ketoacyl-[acyl-carrier-protein] synthase family protein gives MSVNVSDASRDDAATRVVLTGFGVFSSIGVGADEFAEGLRAGRSGAKPITLFDTEGFAHANGCEITGAEPERWIHHLPTETLGRATQFSVAAARMAVEAAGVDLDDLRARRGMISIGTTDGESYELDHLVGTEVASGPAAMDPTVARRVHPNRLSIAAAQELGLSDVEAVTIATACSAGNYAIGQGFDAIRSGEVEYALCGGADAMCRKTFTGFYRLGTIAPDVCRPFDSDRKGILTGEGAGVLMLESLASARARGARIYAEVLGYGMNCDAYHQVAPNQSSVARCMEIALENAGVKPAEVDLISAHGTGTKANDVTESRAIHDVYGDTVPRTVSLKSMLGHTMGAASALAAIACALSIHHGFIPPTINHRETDPECEIDCVPNKSVEADLRVVQNNGLAFGGNNAIVILGKYQDGVR, from the coding sequence ATGTCAGTGAACGTTTCCGACGCGTCGCGTGACGACGCGGCCACCCGTGTCGTGCTGACCGGGTTCGGCGTGTTCTCCAGCATCGGTGTGGGCGCCGATGAGTTCGCGGAAGGGCTTCGGGCCGGCCGCAGCGGTGCGAAGCCGATCACCCTGTTCGACACCGAGGGCTTCGCGCACGCCAACGGCTGCGAGATCACCGGCGCCGAACCGGAGCGCTGGATCCACCACCTGCCCACCGAGACCCTGGGCCGCGCCACGCAGTTCTCCGTGGCCGCCGCCCGCATGGCCGTCGAGGCCGCCGGCGTCGACCTGGACGACCTGCGCGCCCGGCGCGGCATGATCTCCATCGGCACCACCGACGGGGAGTCCTACGAACTCGACCACCTGGTCGGCACCGAGGTCGCCTCGGGACCGGCGGCCATGGACCCCACGGTCGCCCGCCGCGTCCACCCCAACCGCCTCTCCATAGCGGCCGCCCAGGAACTGGGCCTGTCCGACGTCGAGGCGGTGACCATCGCCACCGCCTGCTCGGCCGGCAACTACGCCATCGGCCAGGGCTTCGACGCCATCCGCAGCGGCGAGGTCGAGTACGCCCTCTGCGGCGGCGCCGACGCCATGTGCCGCAAGACCTTCACCGGCTTCTACCGGCTCGGCACCATCGCCCCCGACGTGTGCCGCCCCTTCGACTCCGACCGCAAGGGCATCCTCACCGGTGAGGGAGCGGGCGTCCTGATGCTGGAGAGCCTGGCCTCCGCCCGCGCCCGCGGCGCCCGCATCTACGCCGAGGTGCTCGGCTACGGCATGAACTGCGACGCCTACCACCAGGTCGCCCCGAACCAGTCCAGCGTCGCCCGCTGCATGGAGATCGCCCTGGAGAACGCCGGCGTCAAGCCGGCCGAGGTCGACCTGATCTCCGCCCACGGCACCGGCACCAAGGCAAACGACGTCACCGAGTCGCGGGCCATCCACGACGTGTACGGCGACACCGTGCCCCGCACCGTCTCCCTGAAGTCGATGCTCGGCCACACCATGGGCGCCGCCAGCGCGCTGGCCGCCATCGCCTGCGCCCTGTCGATCCACCACGGCTTCATCCCGCCGACCATCAACCACCGCGAGACCGACCCCGAGTGCGAGATCGACTGCGTGCCCAACAAGTCGGTCGAGGCGGACCTGAGGGTCGTGCAGAACAATGGCCTCGCCTTCGGCGGCAACAACGCCATCGTGATCCTCGGCAAGTACCAGGACGGTGTCCGATGA
- a CDS encoding phytoene desaturase family protein, whose amino-acid sequence MDSHAHGTGRGTDWDAVVVGAGLGGLTAAAYLAVSGKRVLVLEQFSIVGGNSHVFRRRRSYEFDVGVHYLGDCAPGGVIPSILSGLGLGDRVDFLEMDQDRFDLIRVPGVSVDMPAGWDAYRRRLTEAMPEEADGLNTFADICSALGDEQRSALFEAHRWTPQDIAARTATIRQWGRRTLDDLFRHCGLSPRARTVLAAQAPNYGLTPKQATVARHTSVTDHYLRGAYYPAGGGQMLAAGLVEVIEAHGGEVRTRSRVARILVENRKAAGVHLEGGEVVTADLVVSNADYPRTVLELVGEEHFQKSVVGRTRRAKMGMPWLVLYLGLDTDLRDRPNANLWWYDTDDIDGYFDRVSDGETGDVPFLFCSFASLKDPENRALCPPGHANLQVMTLCPPDYAWWGVEEGPAGGGDYRRNPTYLRRKQELIESTLNAAEKALGPLRPHITHLEAATPLTHERYTLSTGGTPFGMAEWGGTSRPGTATAIEGLHVVGASTQAGNGIAGVMLGGVGCAAGILGEPLLAAARAGTVYGDPDLLPERTPGWDPREVCRGGARRTAVPRPFRLPSPGPS is encoded by the coding sequence GTGGACAGCCACGCGCACGGCACCGGGCGCGGCACCGACTGGGATGCCGTGGTGGTCGGTGCCGGACTCGGCGGCCTCACCGCCGCGGCGTACCTGGCCGTCTCGGGCAAGCGGGTCCTGGTACTGGAACAGTTCTCGATCGTGGGCGGCAACAGCCATGTGTTCCGGCGCCGCCGCAGCTACGAGTTCGACGTGGGCGTCCACTACCTGGGCGACTGCGCGCCCGGGGGAGTCATCCCGAGCATCCTGTCCGGCCTCGGACTCGGCGACCGGGTCGACTTCCTCGAGATGGACCAGGACCGCTTCGACCTCATCCGGGTGCCGGGCGTCTCCGTGGACATGCCCGCCGGCTGGGACGCGTACCGGCGGCGCCTCACGGAGGCCATGCCGGAGGAGGCGGACGGCCTGAACACGTTCGCCGACATCTGCTCGGCGCTCGGGGACGAGCAGCGCTCCGCGCTGTTCGAGGCCCACCGCTGGACGCCCCAGGACATCGCCGCCCGCACCGCCACCATCCGGCAGTGGGGACGGCGCACCCTGGACGACCTGTTCCGGCACTGCGGACTGTCGCCGAGGGCCCGTACCGTGCTCGCCGCCCAGGCCCCCAACTACGGGCTCACCCCGAAGCAGGCCACGGTGGCGCGGCACACCAGCGTCACCGACCACTACCTGCGCGGGGCCTACTACCCGGCGGGCGGCGGGCAGATGCTCGCCGCGGGCCTGGTCGAGGTGATCGAGGCGCACGGCGGAGAGGTCCGCACCCGCAGCAGGGTGGCCCGCATCCTCGTCGAGAACCGCAAGGCCGCCGGCGTCCACCTGGAGGGCGGCGAGGTCGTCACCGCGGACCTGGTGGTCTCCAACGCGGACTACCCGCGCACCGTGCTGGAACTCGTCGGCGAGGAGCACTTCCAGAAGTCGGTGGTCGGCCGCACCCGCCGGGCGAAGATGGGCATGCCCTGGCTGGTGCTCTACCTCGGCCTCGACACCGACCTGCGGGACCGGCCCAACGCCAACCTGTGGTGGTACGACACCGACGACATCGACGGCTACTTCGACCGGGTGAGCGACGGGGAGACGGGCGACGTCCCCTTCCTCTTCTGCTCCTTCGCCTCGCTCAAGGACCCGGAGAACCGCGCGCTGTGCCCGCCGGGCCACGCCAACCTCCAGGTGATGACGCTGTGCCCGCCGGACTACGCGTGGTGGGGCGTCGAGGAGGGACCGGCCGGCGGCGGCGACTACCGCCGCAACCCGACCTACCTGCGGCGCAAGCAGGAACTTATCGAGTCCACGCTGAACGCCGCCGAGAAGGCCCTCGGCCCGCTGCGCCCGCACATCACCCACCTGGAGGCGGCCACCCCGCTCACCCACGAGCGCTACACCCTCTCCACCGGCGGCACCCCCTTCGGCATGGCGGAGTGGGGCGGCACCAGCCGCCCCGGCACCGCCACCGCCATCGAGGGACTCCACGTCGTCGGCGCCAGCACCCAGGCCGGCAACGGCATCGCCGGCGTCATGCTCGGCGGCGTCGGCTGCGCCGCGGGCATCCTCGGCGAGCCGCTGCTCGCCGCCGCCCGCGCCGGGACCGTGTACGGCGACCCCGACCTGCTGCCCGAACGCACGCCCGGCTGGGACCCCCGGGAGGTCTGCCGCGGCGGCGCCCGGCGCACCGCCGTCCCGCGCCCCTTCAGGCTCCCGTCCCCCGGCCCCAGCTGA
- a CDS encoding beta-ketoacyl synthase N-terminal-like domain-containing protein — translation MTLSASAPATAARPVITAWSAVSPYGIGKDRFVAGVLAGQDTRSPLDPGQWAAPDSHACLIPGFELREVLGKKGTRSMDRVTGLAVTAVRDLLEDSGERRTASDEETALVLGTTTGSAQSMMDFTRASLEGDKPFYVDPSLMPNAVMNCAAGQCAIRHSLKGPNTTIAGGRVAGLSALSYAAGLLASGRARAVLSGAAEEFSDARAWLDHHRRGEDGADTVLGEGCAMFMLESGELPDARDRALAEVLAVQSRVYADDPGDALAGCVDGVLRRGGVEAGDVWAVSTSGPAGALGDREREVLTARFGETVLGRAPAMTPVGDTAAASAAFQIGALLAAAEQPGTPRGAVALVSSVDDNGVVACAALRLTAN, via the coding sequence ATGACCCTTTCGGCGAGCGCGCCGGCGACCGCGGCCCGGCCGGTGATCACCGCGTGGTCCGCGGTGTCGCCGTACGGCATCGGCAAGGACAGGTTCGTGGCCGGCGTGCTGGCCGGACAGGACACCAGGTCCCCGCTGGACCCCGGGCAGTGGGCGGCGCCCGACAGCCACGCCTGCCTGATCCCCGGATTCGAACTGCGCGAGGTGCTCGGCAAGAAGGGCACCCGCTCCATGGACCGGGTGACCGGACTGGCCGTCACCGCCGTCCGTGACCTGCTGGAGGACTCCGGGGAGCGGCGCACCGCCTCCGACGAGGAGACCGCCCTGGTGCTCGGCACCACCACCGGCAGCGCGCAGAGCATGATGGACTTCACCCGCGCCTCCCTGGAGGGCGACAAGCCGTTCTACGTCGACCCGTCGCTGATGCCGAACGCGGTGATGAACTGCGCGGCCGGCCAGTGCGCCATCCGGCACAGCCTCAAGGGCCCGAACACCACCATCGCCGGCGGCCGCGTCGCCGGGCTGTCCGCGCTGAGCTACGCCGCGGGACTGCTCGCCTCCGGCCGCGCGCGGGCGGTGCTCTCCGGCGCCGCCGAGGAGTTCTCCGACGCCCGCGCCTGGCTGGACCACCACCGGCGCGGCGAGGACGGCGCGGACACCGTCCTCGGCGAGGGCTGCGCCATGTTCATGCTGGAGTCGGGCGAGCTGCCGGACGCCCGTGACCGGGCCCTGGCCGAGGTGCTCGCCGTGCAGTCGCGGGTGTACGCCGACGACCCGGGCGACGCGCTCGCCGGATGCGTGGACGGCGTACTGCGGCGCGGGGGAGTGGAGGCGGGGGACGTGTGGGCGGTCTCCACCTCCGGCCCCGCGGGCGCCCTCGGCGACCGTGAACGCGAGGTGCTCACCGCCCGCTTCGGCGAGACGGTCCTCGGCCGGGCGCCGGCGATGACGCCGGTGGGCGACACCGCGGCGGCCTCCGCGGCCTTCCAGATCGGCGCGCTGCTGGCCGCCGCCGAGCAGCCCGGCACCCCCCGGGGCGCCGTCGCCCTCGTCTCCTCCGTGGACGACAACGGCGTCGTCGCCTGCGCCGCACTGCGCCTCACGGCCAACTGA
- a CDS encoding 2-hydroxychromene-2-carboxylate isomerase, translating into MASRRRPRWYFSLRSPYSWFAYRDLMSTHPEVLDSIDWLPFWEPDEETARLLADEGVTLPIVAMSRAKNFYILQDTRRLATDRGLTNISWPIDRDPCWEVAHLAWIAADDEGRGKDFVAAAYQARWQDGKNISDPEVIAGIARELGLDAQRLSTAAQDPDLRKRGAALLAESAHDGLFGVPFFLHGRDKFWGVDRVEPFVRAVLGDERKAAPAAAQAPEAPDPAAHADLLAAGGDQGHAGGCG; encoded by the coding sequence ATGGCATCGCGCCGCCGGCCGCGCTGGTACTTCTCCCTGCGCAGCCCCTACTCCTGGTTCGCCTACCGCGACCTGATGAGCACCCACCCCGAGGTGCTCGACTCCATCGACTGGCTGCCGTTCTGGGAGCCGGACGAGGAGACCGCACGGCTGCTGGCCGACGAGGGCGTCACCCTCCCGATCGTCGCCATGAGCCGGGCGAAGAACTTCTACATCCTGCAGGACACCCGCAGGCTCGCCACCGACCGGGGGCTGACGAACATCAGCTGGCCCATCGACCGCGACCCCTGCTGGGAGGTGGCCCACCTGGCGTGGATCGCCGCCGACGACGAGGGCCGCGGCAAGGACTTCGTGGCAGCCGCCTACCAGGCGCGCTGGCAGGACGGCAAGAACATCTCCGACCCGGAGGTGATCGCCGGCATCGCGCGGGAGCTCGGCCTCGACGCCCAGCGCCTGTCCACCGCCGCCCAGGACCCGGACCTGCGCAAGCGGGGCGCCGCGCTGCTCGCCGAGTCCGCGCACGACGGCCTGTTCGGCGTGCCGTTCTTCCTCCACGGCCGCGACAAGTTCTGGGGCGTGGACCGGGTCGAGCCCTTCGTACGGGCCGTCCTCGGCGACGAGCGCAAGGCCGCCCCGGCCGCCGCGCAGGCCCCCGAGGCGCCGGACCCGGCCGCCCACGCCGACCTGCTGGCGGCCGGCGGCGACCAGGGTCACGCCGGCGGCTGCGGCTGA
- the fabG gene encoding 3-oxoacyl-[acyl-carrier-protein] reductase, which yields MTENTAPVALVSGGSRGIGRAVVLRLAAEGHDVSFCYQSNEQAALELEKEAAELGHRALAVRADVTDAASVRDWVARTESELGPIDVAVSSAGITRDNPLVLMSDDDWHKVLDTNLDGVYHVCRAVIFEMMKRKSGTIINISSIAGVYGNATQSNYSASKAGIIGFTRALAKEVGRYNIRANVVAPGYIETDMTSELSEKVKKDAAKSIPLRRFGQAEEVADLVAYLAGGRAAYITGSVLQIDGGLTV from the coding sequence ATGACGGAGAACACAGCGCCGGTCGCCCTGGTGAGCGGCGGATCGCGCGGCATCGGCCGGGCCGTGGTGCTGCGGCTCGCGGCCGAGGGACACGACGTCTCCTTCTGCTACCAGTCCAACGAGCAGGCGGCGCTCGAGCTGGAGAAGGAGGCGGCCGAACTCGGCCACCGCGCCCTGGCCGTCCGCGCCGACGTCACCGACGCCGCCTCGGTCCGCGACTGGGTCGCCCGCACGGAGTCCGAACTGGGCCCCATCGACGTGGCGGTGAGCTCGGCCGGCATCACCCGCGACAACCCGCTGGTCCTCATGTCCGACGACGACTGGCACAAGGTCCTGGACACCAATCTCGACGGTGTCTACCACGTGTGCCGTGCCGTGATATTCGAAATGATGAAGCGCAAGTCCGGCACGATCATCAACATTTCCTCCATCGCCGGTGTGTACGGAAATGCCACGCAGTCCAACTACTCCGCCTCCAAGGCGGGCATCATCGGATTCACCAGGGCGCTCGCCAAAGAGGTCGGCCGGTACAACATCCGGGCGAACGTCGTGGCACCCGGATACATCGAGACCGATATGACGTCCGAGCTTTCGGAAAAGGTCAAGAAGGACGCCGCGAAGAGCATTCCGCTGCGGCGTTTCGGACAGGCCGAGGAAGTCGCCGATCTCGTCGCCTACCTGGCCGGCGGACGCGCCGCCTACATCACCGGTTCGGTCCTGCAGATCGACGGCGGCCTGACGGTCTGA
- a CDS encoding 3-hydroxyacyl-ACP dehydratase FabZ family protein produces the protein MLTPAEVRATLPHRYPMLLVDRVLDLTEDRIRAVKAVTLNEPWYARLGEHPAPDELAYPDFLLIESWTQTAGILAKRLAGGAADGQVMLFGSMSGIEFHRRAFPGDTVEHHARLQRAVDDTMIFEGESTVGGEPLMTMGGITMAFRPGEALAPPSS, from the coding sequence ATGCTGACCCCCGCCGAGGTGCGGGCCACCCTCCCGCACCGCTACCCCATGCTGCTGGTCGACCGCGTGCTCGACCTGACGGAGGACCGCATCCGGGCGGTCAAGGCCGTCACCCTCAACGAGCCCTGGTACGCCCGGCTCGGCGAGCACCCCGCACCGGACGAGCTCGCCTACCCGGACTTCCTGCTGATCGAGTCCTGGACCCAGACCGCCGGCATCCTCGCCAAACGCCTGGCCGGCGGCGCGGCCGACGGCCAGGTGATGCTGTTCGGCTCGATGAGCGGCATCGAGTTCCACCGGCGCGCCTTCCCCGGCGACACCGTGGAGCACCACGCCCGCCTGCAGCGGGCCGTCGACGACACGATGATCTTCGAGGGCGAGAGCACCGTGGGCGGTGAACCGCTGATGACCATGGGCGGGATCACCATGGCCTTCCGCCCGGGCGAGGCCCTCGCGCCGCCCTCTTCCTGA
- a CDS encoding acyl carrier protein, giving the protein MTTAIDTDSQARIKEIVCDVLELEEDEVTDSSLFKEDHGADSLRAIEILAGLEKEFKITIEQSELERMVNLDGVYAVVGEAVAAQK; this is encoded by the coding sequence ATGACCACGGCCATCGACACCGACAGCCAGGCCCGCATCAAGGAGATCGTCTGCGACGTCCTCGAGCTCGAGGAGGACGAGGTGACCGACAGCAGCCTCTTCAAGGAGGACCACGGCGCCGACTCGCTGCGCGCCATCGAGATCCTCGCGGGCCTCGAGAAGGAGTTCAAGATCACCATCGAGCAGTCCGAGCTGGAGCGCATGGTCAACCTCGACGGCGTCTACGCCGTGGTCGGCGAGGCCGTCGCGGCCCAGAAGTAG
- a CDS encoding acyl carrier protein, which yields MPIDTAAGLDREHLRQLLAETIDADVADVGDDTDFVQTLGVDSLMALEVVVVLERAYGIKFAETEMSTVRTLNSAYEVVHRKLVERP from the coding sequence ATGCCGATCGACACGGCCGCCGGACTCGACCGGGAACACCTCCGGCAGCTGCTCGCCGAGACCATCGACGCCGACGTGGCCGACGTCGGGGACGACACCGACTTCGTCCAGACCCTGGGAGTCGACTCCCTGATGGCCCTGGAGGTGGTCGTGGTGCTGGAACGCGCCTACGGCATCAAGTTCGCCGAGACGGAGATGAGCACCGTCCGGACGCTGAACAGCGCCTACGAGGTCGTCCACCGCAAGCTGGTGGAGCGTCCGTGA
- a CDS encoding beta-ketoacyl-[acyl-carrier-protein] synthase family protein, whose translation MRVPIIGVGAVASVGRDADEIFAGLCAGRGGLGPMRGFDSGLYNGKQLFEIDDRPEGADRTLRATGFLLDAVGQAAADAGLGDDLSGVPVLVGTGLRELRSAELWWRDGAPFGVDRLHFGTALRERFGTADTLTVSNACSASLYTLALGADLLAMGEADTVIVAGVDSITESMHGLADRVQPNPPTALRTLDVNRRGTILGDGAAAVVLRGEHVKWPGGRLWGRLRGVGMTCDAKHPTAPDPEQVAEAMRQAHRLAGTRPEDIDMVMLHGTGTPLNDLVEITAYGEVFGEAAGGPVLTGIKPMTGHTSGSAGLMSLVTTLQTMATGKVPPLVNLDEPIEEAAGLRLVRAQEAKHDVALAQVHGFGFGGVNAVAIVEGS comes from the coding sequence ATGAGAGTGCCCATCATCGGCGTCGGCGCCGTCGCGAGCGTCGGCCGGGACGCCGACGAGATCTTCGCCGGCCTCTGCGCCGGACGCGGCGGACTCGGCCCGATGCGCGGATTCGACAGCGGCCTCTACAACGGCAAGCAGCTGTTCGAGATCGACGACCGGCCGGAGGGCGCCGACCGCACGCTGCGCGCCACCGGGTTCCTGCTGGACGCCGTCGGCCAGGCCGCCGCGGACGCGGGCCTCGGCGACGACCTGTCCGGCGTCCCGGTGCTCGTCGGCACCGGACTGCGCGAGCTGCGCTCCGCCGAGCTGTGGTGGCGGGACGGAGCGCCATTCGGCGTCGACCGGCTGCACTTCGGCACCGCCCTGCGGGAACGGTTCGGCACCGCCGACACCCTCACCGTCTCCAACGCCTGCTCCGCCTCCCTGTACACGCTCGCGCTCGGCGCGGACCTGCTGGCGATGGGCGAGGCGGACACCGTCATCGTGGCGGGCGTGGACTCCATCACCGAGTCCATGCACGGACTGGCCGACCGGGTCCAGCCCAACCCGCCGACCGCGCTGCGCACCCTGGACGTCAACCGCCGGGGCACCATCCTCGGCGACGGCGCCGCGGCCGTGGTGCTGCGCGGGGAGCACGTCAAGTGGCCGGGCGGCAGGCTCTGGGGCAGGCTGCGCGGCGTCGGCATGACCTGCGACGCCAAGCACCCCACCGCGCCCGACCCGGAGCAGGTCGCCGAGGCGATGCGGCAGGCGCACCGGCTGGCCGGCACCCGCCCCGAGGACATCGACATGGTGATGCTCCACGGCACCGGCACCCCGCTCAACGACCTCGTGGAGATCACCGCCTACGGCGAGGTTTTCGGAGAGGCCGCCGGCGGCCCGGTGCTGACCGGCATCAAGCCCATGACCGGCCACACCAGCGGCTCGGCGGGCCTGATGAGCCTGGTCACGACACTGCAGACCATGGCCACCGGAAAGGTGCCGCCGCTCGTCAACCTCGACGAGCCCATCGAGGAGGCCGCCGGCCTGCGCCTGGTCCGCGCCCAGGAGGCCAAGCACGACGTGGCGCTCGCACAGGTGCACGGATTCGGGTTCGGCGGGGTCAACGCCGTAGCCATTGTGGAGGGATCATGA